A genomic stretch from Natronomonas gomsonensis includes:
- a CDS encoding acyl-CoA dehydrogenase family protein has product MLNLDDEQRMVVQMLSELAENEFADRAFQWDGEFPWENIELLADQGFMGINLPEEYGGGGMTEFEAILALETIGRVCPDTANALYGQSMVTPRAVDMFGTEAAKEKYIPPVCAGESALAIAISEPHAGSDAGAMDTRLEEKDGDYYLSGEKIWVSYVKESDAAVVWARFPDGNLGTVIMDFDAPGIEIGEHYENMAGHVQTHFFMEDVPIPEENILVQGKEALKEQLKALNWERCGSSAYANAIARCAYDHALAYAKEREQFDQPIGEFQGMRWKFADMAKELEASRSLTYRAALNAEAQGRVPDRLETSIAKLYSGEMVEYVVSEALQAFGSTGYQQDHPLEYLYRLQRSRRIAAGTDEIMKNNVADEVFGNGLPDLT; this is encoded by the coding sequence ATGTTAAATCTCGACGACGAGCAGCGGATGGTCGTACAGATGCTGTCGGAACTCGCGGAGAACGAGTTCGCTGACCGCGCGTTCCAGTGGGACGGCGAGTTCCCATGGGAAAATATCGAGTTGCTGGCCGACCAGGGGTTCATGGGAATCAACCTCCCTGAAGAGTACGGCGGCGGCGGCATGACGGAGTTCGAGGCTATCCTCGCGCTCGAGACCATCGGCCGGGTCTGTCCCGACACGGCCAACGCGCTCTACGGGCAGTCGATGGTGACGCCACGCGCGGTCGACATGTTTGGCACTGAGGCGGCCAAAGAGAAGTACATCCCACCGGTCTGTGCCGGTGAGTCCGCACTCGCTATCGCAATCAGCGAACCGCACGCCGGGAGTGACGCTGGCGCGATGGATACCCGCCTCGAGGAGAAGGACGGCGACTACTACCTCTCCGGCGAGAAAATCTGGGTTAGCTACGTCAAGGAATCCGATGCGGCCGTCGTCTGGGCGCGGTTCCCCGACGGCAACCTAGGTACCGTCATTATGGACTTCGACGCGCCCGGCATCGAAATCGGTGAACACTACGAGAATATGGCCGGCCACGTCCAGACTCATTTCTTTATGGAGGATGTCCCAATCCCCGAGGAGAACATCCTCGTTCAGGGGAAGGAAGCACTCAAAGAGCAACTGAAGGCCCTCAACTGGGAGCGCTGTGGGAGTTCGGCGTATGCCAACGCCATCGCTCGGTGTGCGTACGACCACGCGCTGGCGTACGCGAAGGAGCGCGAGCAGTTCGACCAGCCCATCGGTGAATTCCAGGGGATGCGCTGGAAGTTCGCGGACATGGCGAAGGAACTCGAAGCGTCCCGGTCGCTCACCTACCGCGCCGCGCTGAACGCGGAGGCGCAGGGGAGAGTGCCCGACCGGCTGGAGACCAGTATCGCGAAACTCTACTCTGGCGAGATGGTTGAGTACGTCGTCAGCGAAGCACTCCAAGCGTTCGGATCTACTGGGTACCAGCAGGATCACCCGTTAGAGTACCTGTACCGCCTCCAGCGCAGTCGCCGCATCGCCGCCGGGACCGATGAGATTATGAAGAACAACGTGGCCGACGAGGTCTTCGGGAACGGCCTCCCCGACCTAACCTGA
- a CDS encoding SDR family oxidoreductase: MDSVQSLDGQTALVTGASRGIGRATAVTLAAHGADVALAARSRDALSAAADEITDEHDVSTVAVPTDVTDENAVESMFETTVDTFDGLDIVVSNAGRAHERRLGDLSTEEYRRLMAVNVDGTFFTARSADPYLRASSGHLVFVGSIAAKYPAPKFPVYAASKWWIRGFALSIAGDLGTDDVATTVVHPTSVRTDIGVEARPESLKETYAPGEVPEPEDIASAVVFSVTRRSPNTVSELDLFCRDQFTGFLGG, translated from the coding sequence ATGGATTCAGTACAGTCACTCGACGGACAGACGGCACTCGTGACCGGTGCGAGTCGCGGCATCGGGCGAGCAACGGCGGTTACACTGGCAGCGCATGGCGCAGACGTGGCACTAGCTGCCCGGAGTAGGGACGCACTATCGGCGGCGGCAGACGAGATTACGGACGAACATGACGTCAGTACGGTGGCCGTGCCGACCGACGTCACTGACGAGAATGCAGTAGAGTCGATGTTCGAGACAACGGTTGACACCTTCGATGGACTGGATATCGTCGTGAGCAACGCCGGGAGGGCCCACGAACGCCGACTTGGAGACCTCTCGACAGAAGAGTACCGAAGGCTGATGGCCGTGAACGTGGACGGGACGTTCTTCACCGCACGGAGCGCCGACCCGTACCTCCGAGCATCAAGCGGCCACCTCGTTTTCGTCGGGAGCATAGCCGCGAAGTACCCTGCCCCGAAGTTCCCGGTCTACGCTGCGAGCAAGTGGTGGATTCGTGGGTTTGCACTGAGTATTGCGGGCGACTTGGGGACCGACGACGTGGCGACGACTGTCGTACACCCGACATCGGTCCGTACAGATATCGGCGTGGAAGCCCGTCCAGAATCGCTCAAAGAGACCTATGCCCCCGGCGAGGTACCCGAACCGGAGGACATCGCGAGCGCAGTTGTCTTCTCGGTCACTCGCCGGTCTCCGAACACGGTTAGCGAACTCGACCTGTTCTGCCGTGACCAGTTCACTGGCTTTCTCGGTGGGTAA
- a CDS encoding MBL fold metallo-hydrolase produces the protein MHRICLGNTVFEGLNNAYLFPYEQTTLIDTGVDTPAVRTELRAALDEVGYSLADIDRVLLTHYHPDHSGLAAAIQDAGGASVHVHEADAPMVRKDEAAWASFEERQQTCYDEWDIPTDKRTELRAEMASSMDLYGPPVRVTPFVDGDRFKLGIYSLEVVHTPGHTAGQCCFVDRERGTVFSGDTLLPHYTPNVGGADVRMDESLEQYLTSLDRLIEGKFDHALPGHREAIVDPAACARDIVRHHEERAYRIVAYLDEAGPATTWEVSDHLFGDLESIHILHGPGEAHAHLEHLCMADDIEKTDGGYTLAPETATRLRDDEGDRWPLRVSS, from the coding sequence ATGCACCGAATATGCCTAGGAAATACAGTCTTCGAGGGGCTGAACAACGCGTACCTGTTTCCCTACGAGCAGACGACGCTCATCGACACAGGAGTCGACACACCCGCCGTACGCACCGAGCTTCGGGCGGCCCTCGACGAAGTGGGGTATTCCCTCGCCGACATCGACCGAGTGCTGCTGACTCACTACCATCCCGACCACTCGGGACTGGCAGCCGCGATTCAGGACGCTGGTGGTGCGTCAGTCCACGTCCACGAGGCTGACGCTCCGATGGTTCGCAAAGACGAGGCCGCGTGGGCGAGCTTCGAAGAACGCCAGCAAACCTGCTATGATGAGTGGGATATCCCGACGGACAAGCGAACAGAACTCCGGGCCGAGATGGCCAGCTCAATGGATCTCTACGGTCCGCCAGTGAGGGTAACGCCGTTCGTCGATGGCGATCGATTCAAGCTCGGTATCTATTCGCTCGAGGTTGTTCACACGCCTGGTCATACGGCGGGACAGTGCTGTTTCGTTGACCGCGAGCGGGGAACCGTCTTCAGCGGTGACACACTCCTTCCCCACTACACGCCGAACGTCGGCGGCGCGGATGTCCGGATGGATGAGTCGCTCGAACAGTACCTAACGAGCCTCGATCGCCTGATAGAGGGTAAGTTCGATCATGCGTTGCCTGGCCATCGCGAGGCCATCGTTGACCCAGCGGCATGCGCCCGTGACATCGTCCGCCATCACGAGGAGCGAGCGTACAGAATCGTTGCGTATCTCGACGAGGCTGGTCCAGCGACGACGTGGGAGGTCAGCGACCATTTGTTCGGCGACCTCGAGAGCATCCACATCCTGCACGGCCCGGGCGAAGCTCACGCCCATCTGGAACATCTGTGCATGGCAGATGACATCGAGAAGACGGACGGCGGTTACACCCTGGCCCCCGAGACAGCGACGCGACTCCGTGACGACGAGGGAGACCGCTGGCCGCTCCGAGTCTCTTCCTGA
- a CDS encoding polyprenyl synthetase family protein encodes MEYLERRRSFVEDRLEAVLDSTDPEAMTDRLEHVSLSGGKRVRPTVTLLAFEAAGGELSGDDGRGSEPSRNAVDFAVGIELVHNASLVVDDIIDESELRRSVDSAWAAFGHGSAIVASDGLLGEAFALFSADERAMQVVSESMVELGEGEATELVAQPTDEDEYMELARRKTGALFRAAAELGAVAADADAYTVEAFGQYAERVGIAFQIRDDVLDATADAEELGKPTGQDEEMARPSLVQITEMTPEEANQRAREESDAALAALEAADSVGSEAVGYLEDLAEFVVVRER; translated from the coding sequence ATGGAGTATCTGGAGCGGCGTCGGTCGTTCGTCGAGGACCGGCTCGAAGCCGTCCTCGATTCGACCGACCCCGAGGCGATGACCGACCGCCTCGAACACGTCTCGCTGTCGGGGGGCAAACGCGTCCGCCCGACGGTGACGCTTCTGGCCTTCGAGGCCGCCGGCGGCGAACTGTCCGGCGACGACGGCCGCGGCTCTGAGCCGTCCCGAAACGCCGTCGACTTCGCGGTCGGCATCGAGTTGGTCCACAACGCCTCGTTGGTCGTCGATGACATCATCGACGAGTCCGAACTGCGCCGGAGTGTCGACAGCGCGTGGGCGGCCTTCGGCCACGGGTCGGCCATCGTCGCCAGCGACGGCTTGCTCGGGGAAGCGTTCGCGCTGTTTTCGGCCGACGAGCGCGCCATGCAGGTCGTCAGCGAGTCGATGGTCGAACTCGGTGAGGGCGAGGCGACCGAGCTCGTCGCCCAGCCGACCGACGAAGACGAGTACATGGAACTCGCCCGCCGGAAGACCGGCGCGCTGTTCCGGGCCGCCGCCGAGTTGGGCGCGGTCGCCGCCGACGCCGACGCCTACACCGTCGAGGCCTTCGGCCAGTACGCCGAGCGGGTCGGTATTGCATTCCAGATTCGCGACGACGTCCTCGACGCGACGGCCGACGCCGAGGAACTCGGCAAGCCGACCGGCCAAGACGAGGAGATGGCCCGGCCGTCGCTGGTCCAGATTACGGAGATGACGCCCGAAGAGGCGAACCAGCGCGCCCGCGAGGAATCCGATGCAGCCCTCGCCGCACTGGAAGCCGCCGACTCCGTCGGCTCGGAGGCAGTCGGGTATCTCGAAGACCTCGCGGAGTTCGTCGTGGTTCGAGAGCGGTAA
- a CDS encoding class I adenylate-forming enzyme family protein has protein sequence MLEWPEATIYQGLTSVAASAPSSLALIFEDETTTYGELVAESRRLARALAALDVGVGDTIAIWLRNRPAWIEAQLAASYLGASVVAVNTRCGSRDLDHVLNDAGVGVVLTEPGSSDPTHLEMLASLAPGIVDADLDAFSPDRYPDLSHVVTTTAAPGYDAVRSLQEMKDMATAAPTPDPVDTPAASACVFYTSGTTGDSKGCPQSNRSLLNHSYQVGEHFDLSSDDVALGALPFCGIMGHNTFLSALAHGIPLVLQPEFDAAAAIDLIETHEVTYFSAIGSMYERMVVTEEFTSERVTTLSKGAVAFVSGTDRETFERVEGAVGFPLVRPYGLSEANSQVFVGDPDATVEERFRTGGPPVHPDEEAARVVDPETGDPLPTDEQGELCLRGYNVIDSYLGRPEATAAAVDEDGWFHTGDLAERGPDGVYYHARMDDALRVRGFLVAPRAVERAVESHPAVDAAQVVGAPHPRHGQVPVAFVTGEDADETAVREFLVDRLADYKVPERVFAVASFPRTDGPHGRKIQKHELRDRVETLFEG, from the coding sequence ATGCTGGAATGGCCGGAGGCCACAATCTACCAGGGCCTCACCTCTGTCGCCGCGTCTGCACCGTCCAGTCTCGCCCTCATCTTTGAGGACGAGACGACCACCTACGGCGAACTCGTCGCCGAGAGTCGTCGCCTCGCCCGCGCGCTTGCCGCCCTTGACGTCGGCGTGGGCGACACTATCGCCATCTGGCTTCGCAACCGACCTGCTTGGATCGAAGCACAACTCGCCGCCTCGTATCTCGGCGCATCAGTGGTTGCCGTGAACACGCGCTGTGGGTCCCGAGACCTCGACCATGTCCTTAACGATGCGGGCGTCGGGGTCGTCCTTACCGAGCCGGGGAGCAGTGACCCCACGCATCTCGAGATGCTCGCGTCGCTCGCCCCGGGAATTGTCGACGCCGACCTGGATGCCTTCTCGCCGGATCGCTATCCGGACCTGTCTCACGTCGTGACGACGACAGCGGCGCCGGGCTACGACGCCGTTAGGTCGCTCCAGGAAATGAAGGACATGGCAACGGCGGCCCCGACACCAGACCCGGTTGATACGCCTGCGGCCTCAGCGTGCGTCTTCTACACCAGCGGGACTACAGGCGATTCGAAGGGGTGCCCGCAGTCGAACCGGTCGCTTCTGAATCACTCCTACCAGGTTGGCGAACACTTCGACCTCTCGTCCGACGACGTGGCTCTCGGTGCCCTCCCATTCTGTGGTATTATGGGTCACAATACGTTTCTGAGCGCGCTGGCTCACGGCATCCCGCTGGTACTCCAGCCGGAGTTCGACGCGGCGGCGGCGATTGACCTGATCGAGACCCATGAGGTGACCTACTTCTCGGCTATCGGGTCAATGTACGAACGGATGGTTGTGACTGAGGAATTCACGTCCGAGCGGGTCACTACTCTTTCGAAAGGTGCCGTGGCGTTTGTCAGTGGGACCGATCGAGAGACGTTCGAGCGTGTCGAGGGCGCAGTCGGGTTCCCGCTAGTACGGCCCTACGGCCTCTCGGAGGCCAACAGCCAGGTGTTTGTCGGCGACCCGGACGCCACGGTCGAAGAACGCTTCCGCACTGGCGGCCCCCCGGTCCATCCTGACGAGGAAGCGGCACGGGTCGTCGACCCCGAAACGGGCGACCCGCTCCCGACTGACGAACAAGGGGAACTCTGCCTCCGGGGGTACAACGTCATCGATAGCTATCTGGGACGGCCGGAGGCGACGGCGGCGGCCGTCGACGAGGACGGTTGGTTCCATACCGGCGACCTTGCAGAGCGCGGTCCAGACGGGGTCTATTACCACGCCCGGATGGACGACGCTCTCCGTGTCCGGGGTTTCCTGGTCGCGCCGCGAGCGGTCGAACGGGCAGTCGAGTCCCACCCTGCAGTCGACGCTGCGCAGGTGGTCGGGGCACCTCACCCCCGCCATGGGCAGGTCCCCGTGGCGTTCGTCACGGGCGAGGACGCGGACGAGACTGCCGTCCGCGAGTTCCTTGTGGACCGCCTCGCGGACTACAAGGTCCCCGAGCGGGTGTTCGCCGTCGCGTCATTCCCTCGTACCGACGGTCCCCACGGGCGGAAGATACAGAAACACGAACTCCGCGACCGGGTCGAGACGCTATTTGAGGGGTGA
- a CDS encoding electron transfer flavoprotein subunit beta/FixA family protein, which translates to MKILVTVKEVAEVDDEFQISGLDIDEGSLEYDLNEWDDYAVEEAVQISEENDDVEVVTVTIGPERAEETVRMALAKGADRALRVWDDSLENAQFLDVESKADILAAVVEEEDPDFVLTGVQAGDDANGATGVALADRIGFEWAAVVNALDIEAGVASVHRELEGGIEELTDVELPSVLTIQTGINEPRYASLRGIRQAQRKPLDVHTLDDLGLDDSVVESPVERTSMYEPESEGDATLWEGSAEETAGELATFLRDKGVVEG; encoded by the coding sequence ATGAAAATACTCGTCACCGTCAAAGAGGTGGCCGAGGTCGACGACGAGTTCCAGATTTCGGGACTCGACATCGACGAGGGCTCCCTCGAGTATGATCTCAACGAGTGGGACGACTACGCCGTTGAGGAAGCCGTACAGATTTCGGAGGAGAACGACGACGTGGAGGTCGTCACCGTCACCATCGGCCCCGAACGCGCCGAGGAGACCGTTCGGATGGCGCTGGCGAAGGGCGCAGACCGCGCGCTCCGCGTGTGGGACGACTCCCTCGAGAACGCCCAGTTCCTCGACGTCGAGTCGAAAGCCGACATCCTCGCCGCCGTCGTCGAAGAGGAGGACCCCGACTTCGTCCTCACCGGCGTTCAGGCCGGCGACGACGCAAACGGCGCAACCGGCGTCGCACTGGCCGACCGCATCGGCTTCGAGTGGGCCGCCGTCGTCAACGCCCTCGACATCGAGGCAGGCGTCGCCTCCGTCCACCGCGAACTCGAAGGCGGTATCGAGGAACTCACCGACGTCGAACTCCCGTCCGTGTTGACCATCCAGACCGGTATCAACGAACCGCGCTACGCGAGCCTCCGTGGCATCCGACAAGCACAGCGCAAGCCGCTGGACGTTCACACGCTCGATGACCTCGGCCTCGACGACAGCGTCGTCGAGTCGCCGGTCGAGCGCACGTCGATGTACGAGCCCGAATCCGAGGGCGACGCCACGCTCTGGGAGGGTAGTGCAGAGGAGACCGCAGGAGAACTGGCTACGTTCCTCCGCGACAAGGGGGTTGTTGAAGGATGA
- a CDS encoding electron transfer flavoprotein subunit alpha/FixB family protein, which translates to MTVLAITEHRRGDVRDVSYELVTAGRELADDLGTDLELAVIGGDVEGFADDVNRDGVDTIYTVDEGEEFNHGVYTQAIEQLATEVEPTALLMPNSVNGLDYAPAVAEGLDLPLVTDVVDFETNGNLEVTREQYGGKVETTYDIDADDYALTIRPAEWPKAEAAGDAAIEAFDADIDESALGTTVNGFEEVGGGDVDITEADVLVSIGRGIDEEENLPLVEELADTLGATLSSSRPIVDNGWLPKNRQVGQSGKVVTPDVYIAIGISGAVQHVAGMKGADTIVAINTDPNAPIYDIADYGIVDDLFDVVPELIEEFGGEAPDL; encoded by the coding sequence ATGACCGTTCTCGCAATCACCGAACACCGCCGCGGCGATGTTCGTGACGTGTCCTACGAACTCGTCACGGCCGGCCGCGAACTGGCCGACGACCTCGGCACCGACCTCGAACTCGCCGTCATCGGCGGCGACGTCGAGGGCTTCGCCGACGACGTAAACCGCGACGGCGTCGACACCATCTACACCGTCGACGAGGGCGAGGAGTTCAACCACGGCGTCTACACCCAAGCCATCGAGCAGTTGGCCACAGAGGTCGAGCCGACGGCGCTTCTGATGCCGAACTCGGTCAACGGCCTCGACTACGCACCGGCGGTCGCCGAGGGACTCGACCTGCCGCTCGTCACCGACGTCGTCGACTTCGAGACGAACGGCAACCTCGAAGTCACCCGCGAACAGTACGGTGGCAAGGTCGAGACGACCTACGACATCGACGCCGACGACTACGCGCTGACCATCCGGCCGGCGGAGTGGCCGAAGGCCGAAGCGGCCGGCGACGCCGCAATCGAGGCCTTCGACGCTGACATCGACGAAAGCGCCCTCGGGACGACCGTCAACGGCTTCGAGGAAGTCGGCGGCGGCGACGTCGACATCACCGAGGCGGACGTGCTCGTCTCCATCGGCCGCGGTATCGACGAGGAGGAGAACCTCCCGCTCGTCGAGGAACTCGCCGACACCCTCGGCGCGACGCTGTCCTCGTCGCGACCCATCGTCGACAACGGCTGGCTGCCGAAGAACCGACAGGTCGGCCAGTCCGGGAAGGTCGTCACCCCCGACGTGTACATCGCCATCGGCATCTCCGGGGCCGTCCAGCACGTCGCTGGAATGAAAGGCGCCGACACCATCGTCGCCATCAACACCGACCCGAACGCGCCTATCTACGACATCGCCGACTACGGCATCGTCGACGACCTCTTCGATGTCGTTCCCGAACTCATCGAGGAGTTCGGCGGCGAAGCGCCCGACCTGTAG
- the prs gene encoding ribose-phosphate diphosphokinase has protein sequence MIVPGSASQDLAATLSAALGESLAAVEYEQFADGERVVRVPDTDDRAVVVASTVSDGAHVELLQLQDAARQQAEEVVTVLPYMGYARQDEAFAEGEPVSARAMARAISTGTDRVLTVNPHENAVCDFFDVPCRAVDAAGLLADTLPALSDPLFLSPDEGAIDLAKTVRDTAGDGEVDYFEKHRLSDTEVEMQPSDADTAGRDVVLVDDIVATGSTMSTAIAQLDDPDRVFVTCVHPMLAASARTKLARVGVDGVFGTDTIERAVSTVSVAPALAEHL, from the coding sequence ATGATAGTTCCGGGCTCCGCCTCACAGGACCTCGCGGCCACACTCTCGGCGGCGTTGGGAGAGTCGCTTGCGGCCGTCGAGTACGAACAGTTCGCCGACGGGGAACGGGTCGTCCGCGTTCCGGACACCGATGACCGCGCGGTCGTCGTCGCCTCGACGGTCTCCGACGGCGCCCACGTCGAGTTGCTCCAGTTGCAGGACGCCGCCCGCCAGCAGGCCGAGGAGGTCGTCACCGTCCTCCCGTACATGGGGTATGCACGACAGGACGAGGCCTTCGCCGAGGGCGAACCCGTCTCCGCGCGTGCGATGGCCCGAGCCATCTCGACGGGAACCGACCGCGTACTGACAGTCAACCCCCACGAGAATGCGGTGTGTGACTTCTTCGATGTGCCGTGTCGGGCCGTCGACGCCGCCGGATTGCTCGCCGACACCCTGCCGGCACTTTCGGACCCGCTTTTCCTCTCGCCGGACGAGGGTGCCATCGACCTCGCGAAGACCGTTCGAGACACTGCGGGCGACGGCGAGGTGGATTACTTCGAGAAACACCGCCTCTCGGATACGGAGGTCGAGATGCAACCGAGCGACGCCGACACGGCCGGTCGCGACGTGGTGTTGGTCGACGACATCGTCGCCACGGGGTCGACGATGAGCACAGCCATCGCGCAATTGGATGATCCCGACCGCGTGTTCGTGACCTGCGTCCACCCGATGCTCGCCGCCAGCGCCCGGACGAAACTGGCTCGCGTCGGCGTCGACGGCGTGTTCGGAACGGACACCATCGAGCGGGCGGTATCGACGGTCAGCGTCGCACCCGCACTCGCAGAACACCTCTAA
- a CDS encoding Zn-ribbon domain-containing OB-fold protein, protein MTWEPRPVPDVTPETEPFWKGASEGRLLLSECQDCGLVYHYPRVLCPDCFSEDVEWLEADGEGEVYSYSVTRTMSGWPKEDLPLVVAYVELDEGPRLMTNIQADQDVVDVGTRVTVRFKETETNDIAIPVFVPISAER, encoded by the coding sequence ATGACGTGGGAGCCACGTCCCGTGCCCGACGTGACACCGGAGACTGAACCCTTCTGGAAGGGCGCGTCTGAGGGCCGCCTGCTCCTGAGCGAGTGCCAAGACTGCGGACTCGTATATCACTACCCCCGGGTGCTCTGTCCCGACTGTTTCAGCGAGGATGTAGAGTGGCTCGAAGCCGACGGTGAGGGCGAGGTGTATTCCTACTCGGTCACGCGCACGATGAGTGGTTGGCCTAAGGAGGACCTCCCGCTAGTTGTCGCTTACGTCGAACTCGACGAGGGGCCGCGACTGATGACGAACATCCAGGCCGACCAGGACGTGGTCGATGTCGGTACGCGCGTTACAGTCCGGTTCAAGGAAACTGAGACAAACGACATCGCCATCCCGGTTTTCGTCCCCATCTCGGCAGAGAGGTGA
- a CDS encoding thiolase domain-containing protein, with the protein MAANEPVYIAGAFEHPTREAPDKSEMQLHAEVAKGALDDAGLPKADVDAFFTAGVPEYEFALSPLVVADYLGLDVSYADTTDYGGSSYIAHVGHAASAIRDGKCDVALVTLAGRPRSRGQATGSGARELRTMQDSFERIYGATNISMYGMAARRHMHEYGTTPEQLAEVRVAASQHAQYNDQAMYQDPVTVEDVVESKVVADPLHLLDCCVISDGGGALVIVSEDARAELNRKCVEVLGHGESPSHHDAGRIDLTTTGAVQSGRRAFEEAGLAPEHVDYASIYDSFTITVLEAIEDLGFCAKGEGGEFIEGGTLQAPDGDLPFNTDGGGLCSNHPANRGGMTKVVEAVRQLRGEANPEVQVDADVAIAHGTGGSIATRHGAATVVLGGEDR; encoded by the coding sequence ATGGCAGCGAACGAACCGGTGTACATAGCAGGTGCCTTCGAACATCCGACCCGGGAAGCACCCGACAAGTCGGAGATGCAACTACACGCCGAGGTGGCGAAGGGCGCGCTTGATGACGCCGGCCTGCCGAAGGCCGATGTTGACGCGTTCTTTACCGCCGGTGTCCCCGAGTATGAGTTCGCTCTCTCGCCGCTCGTGGTCGCCGATTACCTCGGCCTCGACGTGTCGTATGCTGACACGACCGATTACGGCGGTTCGTCGTACATCGCGCACGTCGGCCACGCAGCGAGCGCGATTCGAGATGGGAAGTGCGACGTCGCGCTCGTCACGCTCGCCGGCCGACCTCGATCACGCGGGCAAGCGACAGGGTCTGGTGCTCGTGAACTCCGGACCATGCAGGACAGTTTCGAGCGCATCTACGGCGCCACCAATATTTCGATGTACGGGATGGCTGCACGCCGGCACATGCACGAGTACGGAACGACACCGGAGCAACTCGCGGAGGTCCGCGTCGCCGCGTCCCAGCACGCTCAGTACAACGACCAGGCGATGTATCAGGACCCGGTGACTGTTGAGGATGTAGTTGAGTCCAAGGTCGTCGCCGACCCCCTCCACCTGCTCGACTGCTGTGTCATCTCTGACGGTGGCGGCGCGCTTGTAATCGTCTCCGAGGACGCTCGCGCCGAACTCAACCGCAAGTGTGTCGAGGTGCTCGGCCATGGCGAGTCACCGAGTCATCACGATGCCGGCCGCATCGACCTCACGACGACTGGTGCGGTCCAGTCCGGTCGTCGTGCCTTTGAGGAGGCTGGGCTTGCCCCCGAGCACGTCGACTATGCCTCCATCTACGACTCATTCACCATCACCGTCCTCGAAGCCATCGAAGACCTCGGGTTCTGTGCGAAAGGTGAGGGGGGGGAGTTCATCGAAGGGGGGACACTTCAAGCACCCGACGGTGACCTCCCTTTCAATACTGACGGTGGTGGGCTCTGCTCGAATCATCCCGCCAACCGGGGTGGTATGACAAAGGTCGTTGAGGCCGTCCGGCAACTTCGGGGCGAAGCCAATCCGGAGGTACAGGTAGACGCGGACGTCGCCATCGCACACGGCACAGGTGGGAGCATCGCGACGCGACACGGTGCTGCTACGGTGGTTCTCGGAGGTGAAGACCGATGA